One region of Erythrolamprus reginae isolate rEryReg1 chromosome 8, rEryReg1.hap1, whole genome shotgun sequence genomic DNA includes:
- the CDA gene encoding cytidine deaminase, producing MAHKQQGPVPRGSLQPEGVQRLVAACQEAKRFAYCPYSKYPVGAALLTSEGEIFTGCNVENACFPLGICAERAAIQKAVSEGHTKFRAMAISCNSQEYFTLPCGACRQVLREFGQEWEIYLTKMDGTYIQKTLEDLLPLSFGPEHLNI from the exons ATGGCACACAAGCAGCAGGGCCCGGTCCCCCGGGGCAGCCTCCAGCCGGAGGGGGTCCAGCGCCTCGTGGCCGCCTGCCAAGAAGCCAAGAGGTTCGCCTACTGCCCCTACAGCAAGTACCCCGTGGGAGCGGCCCTTCTGACCTCCGAGGGGGAGATCTTCACAG GTTGCAATGTTGAGAACGCCTGTTTCCCGCTGGGCATCTGTGCCGAGCGGGCGGCCATCCAGAAGGCCGTCTCTGAGGGCCACACCAAGTTTCGAGCCATGGCCATCAGCTG CAACAGCCAGGAGTATTTCACCCTTCCGTGTGGAGCCTGCAGGCAGGTCCTCCGAGAG TTCGGTCAAGAGTGGGAGATCTACCTGACCAAGATGGACGGAACGTACATCCAGAAGACCCTGGAAGACCTCCTGCCTTTGTCCTTTGGTCCAGAACACCTGAACATCTAG
- the LOC139171425 gene encoding trypsin-3-like codes for MGSAAWWQMLHTKQGWWGLRDVKPAGKPEPGPERRAQPREEAEKRPRKMPAAPWFGSKTGAAEQDFGGDPHTVPPSAGDGGGRELPDRETDSPRIIGGYVVDPHSSKYLVSLKRKTGFHFCGGALVSRSWVLTAAHCKTRMNQMLIVAGEYSLSTFEGTEQIFRPARMVVHPDYSASSKNADIMLIKLSRPVAYSRFISIVPVPRQGAKIQSGRFCLVSGWGYTTHVGGRTSDTLRSVHLPLVSTCKCNSSASYSGYITKNMICAGFGRGGKDACQGDSGGPLVCDGRVFGIVSWGHSCAIPGYPGVYTAVANFQKWIYKTIFQR; via the exons ATGGGCTCCGCTGCCTGGTGGCAGATGCTCCACACCAAGCAGGGATGGTGGGGCCTCCGGGATGTCAAGCCTGCTGGGAAACCTGAGCCTGGGCCTGAACGGAGGGCACAGCCCAGGGAGGAAGCTGAGAAGAGACCCAGGAAGATGCCAG CAGCTCCATGGTTTGGCTCAAAAACTGGGGCAGCCGAACAGGATTTTGGGGGAGACCCCCACACGGTGCCCCCTTCTGCTGGTGATGGAGGCGGACGGGAATTGCCAG ACCGAGAGACGGACTCCCCCCGCATCATCGGGGGCTACGTTGTGGACCCCCACTCCTCCAAGTACTTGGTATCTCTGAAGAGGAAGACCGGCTTCCATTTCTGCGGGGGGGCGCTGGTCAGCCGCAGCTGGGTCTTGACCGCTGCCCATTGCAAGACCAG AATGAACCAGATGCTCATCGTGGCTGGAGAATATTCACTGTCCACTTTTGAAGGGACCGAGCAGATCTTCCGGCCGGCCCGCATGGTGGTCCATCCGGACTACAGTGCCTCTTCTAAGAATGCGGATATCATGTTGATTAAG CTGAGCCGGCCAGTGGCCTACAGCCGTTTCATCTCCATTGTGCCGGTCCCTCGCCAAGGGGCAAAGATTCAGTCTGGCCGCTTCTGCCTGGTTTCTGGCTGGGGCTACACCACACACGTCGGGGGCAGGACTTCGGACACCCTGCGCAGCGTCCACCTGCCCCTTGTCTCCACCTGCAAGTGCAACAGCTCTGCTTCATATTCCGGTTACATCACCAAGAACATGATTTGTGCCGGATTTGGACGGGGAGGAAAAGACGCCTGCCAG ggagaCTCTGGGGGCCCCCTGGTGTGCGATGGGCGTGTGTTCGGCATCGTTTCCTGGGGCCACAGCTGCGCCATCCCTGGGTATCCCGGCGTCTATACCGCCGTGGCCAACTTCCAGAAGTGGATCTACAAGACGATCTTCCAGAGATAA